In Glandiceps talaboti chromosome 16, keGlaTala1.1, whole genome shotgun sequence, a single window of DNA contains:
- the LOC144447609 gene encoding uncharacterized protein LOC144447609 has protein sequence MATGEEVSNVEPQERVKQVNTKTKKHRMVLFVGNLPFNTTKEELEEHFSKTGGVTEIRLITNKDTGESKGFGYVQFKNQQSFKKGLDLHHSRLAGRRINVEFTVPGRGKSLKRKNVIHQKNQFWKNERTNKKAGKFNKQQKKGRGRR, from the exons ATGGCGACCGGCGAAGAG GTATCTAATGTCGAACCACAAGAGAGAGTAAAGCAAGTGAATACAAAAACGAAAAAACATCGCATGGTTTTGTTTGTTGGTAATTTACCTTTCAACACCACAAAGGAAGAGTTGGAAGAACATTTTAGTAAAACAG GAGGTGTGACTGAGATAAGAttaatcacaaataaagacacTGGAGAATCCAAAGGTTTTGGCTATGTACAGTTTAAAAACCAGCAGAGTTTTAAG AAAGGACTGGACTTGCATCACTCTCGACTTGCTGGTAGGAGAATTAATGTGGAATTCACTGTTCCTGGAAGAGGAAAAAGtctgaaaagaaaaaatgtaatccatcaaaaaaatcaattttggaAGAATGAAAGGACTAACAAAAAAGCTGGAAAATTtaacaaacaacaaaagaaaGGCAGAGGAAGGAGGTGA
- the LOC144447439 gene encoding protein lifeguard 2-like — MSTVPPPPSYEQATGDPDAAYPPPHGIQGPAYPPPTDPYGMNTPYPPGETGPQTAFMPPHTATYETNPDPPPMTHASSDTAVESGGFESASSFSDKTVRRMFIRKVYLILMVQLLVTMGIIALFVFSSSVKFFVQQNSWLYWISYGLFIIFYIFLVCCEKIRRSYPTNIIMLALFTLCLSYMAGTISSYYDIRSVMIAFGISAGVCFGVTIFSMQTKFDFTTCGGLLFMCSLALFLFGIVSIFTYNHILQTVYAGLGALLFSAFLAFDTQLIMGGKRYELSPEEYIFASINLYIDVVYIFLFLLRLVGGGSVFICSPFLYNVVTHEKI, encoded by the exons ATGAGCACAGTACCACCTCCTCCAAGTTATGAACAGGCAACAGGAGATCCAGATGCAGCCTACCCTCCTCCTCATGGGATACAAGGTCCAGCCTACCCTCCTCCCACAGATCCTTATGGGATGAATACACCATATCCGCCTGGCG AAACTGGTCCCCAGACTGCCTTCATGCCACCACATACAGCAACATATGAAACCAATCCAGATCCACCCCCAATGACTCATGCATCGTCAGATACAGCAGTTGAATCTGGTGGCTTTGAGAGTGCAAGTTCATTTAGTGACAAAACAGTTAGGAGAATGTTTATACGGAAG GTGtacttaattttgatggtccAGTTACTTGTTACCATGGGAATAATTGCATTGTTTGTATTCAG TTCAAGCGTAAAGTTTTTTGTTCAGCAAAATTCCTGGCTGTATTGGATCTCATA TGGTTTGTTCATCATATTCTACATTTTCTTGGTATGTTGTGAGAAGATTCGTCGCAGCTATCCCACAAATATCATCATGCTGGCATTGTTT ACATTGTGTCTATCATACATGGCAGGTACAATCTCAAG CTATTATGATATCCGGTCTGTGATGATTGCTTTTGGCATCAGTGCT GGTGTGTGCTTTGGTGTCACAATCTTTTCAATGCAGACTAAATTTGATTTCACAACCTGTGGAGGGCTGTTATTTatgtgttcactggctctgttctTGTTTGGCATCGTCTCCATATTTACATACAACCACATTCTCCAAACTGTGTATGCTGGACTTGGTGCGTTACTCTTTTCAGCG tttCTGGCATTTGACACACAACTTATCATGGGAGGGAAGCGTTATGAACTGAGCCCAGAGGAATACATCTTTGCTTCCATCAATCTCTACATTGATGTTGTCTACATATTCCTGTTTCTCCTACGACTTGTTGGAGGTGGTTCCG TTTTCATCTGTTCCCCTTTCCTTTACAATGTGGTGACTCACGAGAAGATCTGA